Proteins co-encoded in one Acidobacteriota bacterium genomic window:
- the carA gene encoding glutamine-hydrolyzing carbamoyl-phosphate synthase small subunit, translated as MQAILALEDGRIFRGKSFGAPTECVGEVVFNTSLTGYQEIFTDPSYAGQIVVLTNPHIGNYGTTPSDAESRKPFIEGLVTREFSPVSSSWRSTQVADEYLERYGVPVIADVDTRAIVRHLRANGVMRGVIASGDNLDVDALVAKARAIPKMEGTDLASVVTTKEPYKWDATEPKNQTGDPLLKPTVEGDTLHVVAYDFGIKQNILRMLARENIDVTVVPARTPAEEVLAMNPDGVFFSNGPGDPEPLDYAIENVKKLQGKKPIFGICLGHQIFGLALGGKTYKLKFGHHGGNHPIMNHQTGKVEITAQNHNFNVDPDSLPENVEKTHTNLNDHTLAGLKHKADPMFSVQYHPEASPGPHDSHYLFKDFRKMMEEWKK; from the coding sequence ATGCAGGCAATCCTGGCGCTCGAAGACGGGCGCATCTTTCGCGGCAAAAGTTTTGGCGCTCCAACGGAGTGCGTAGGCGAAGTGGTTTTCAATACATCCTTGACCGGCTATCAGGAGATCTTTACCGATCCCTCCTACGCTGGACAGATTGTCGTTCTGACCAATCCTCATATCGGCAACTACGGAACGACTCCGTCCGACGCCGAGTCTCGAAAGCCCTTTATTGAAGGCCTCGTGACCCGCGAGTTCTCTCCCGTAAGTTCGAGCTGGCGTTCCACTCAGGTCGCAGACGAATACCTGGAGCGCTATGGCGTTCCGGTCATCGCCGACGTCGACACGCGCGCCATCGTGCGGCACCTGCGTGCCAACGGCGTGATGCGCGGCGTGATCGCCAGCGGCGACAACCTCGACGTTGACGCGCTGGTTGCCAAGGCCCGGGCGATCCCGAAGATGGAGGGCACCGATCTCGCCAGCGTCGTCACCACGAAGGAGCCGTACAAGTGGGATGCGACGGAGCCGAAGAACCAGACTGGCGACCCGCTGCTGAAACCAACGGTTGAAGGTGACACGCTGCACGTCGTCGCATACGACTTCGGCATCAAGCAGAACATTTTGCGCATGCTGGCGCGCGAGAACATCGACGTCACTGTCGTCCCTGCAAGGACGCCAGCCGAAGAGGTGCTCGCAATGAATCCCGATGGCGTCTTCTTCTCGAACGGTCCTGGCGACCCTGAGCCGCTCGACTACGCGATTGAAAATGTCAAAAAGCTGCAAGGCAAGAAGCCGATCTTCGGAATCTGCCTCGGCCACCAGATCTTCGGTCTCGCGCTCGGCGGCAAGACCTACAAGCTGAAGTTTGGCCACCACGGCGGCAATCACCCGATCATGAACCACCAGACGGGCAAGGTCGAGATCACGGCACAGAACCACAACTTCAACGTCGACCCCGATTCGCTGCCTGAGAACGTCGAGAAGACGCACACCAACCTGAACGACCACACGCTCGCAGGTTTGAAGCATAAGGCCGACCCGATGTTCAGCGTGCAGTATCACCCCGAGGCCAGTCCCGGGCCGCACGACTCGCACTACCTCTTCAAGGACTTCCGCAAGATGATGGAGGAGTGGAAGAAATGA
- the carB gene encoding carbamoyl-phosphate synthase large subunit, translating to MPRRNDIAKILVIGSGPIVIGQSAEFDYSGTQACKALKAEGYEVVLINSNPASIMTDPEVADRTYIEPLSVAYLEEVIRVEAEMMAPGSGIFAVLPTVGGQTALNLAVDLADSGFLEKHRVELIGAKLEAIKKAEDRLLFKDAMNKIGLDMPKSQLCTTVSAGLEFAAKIGFPAVIRPSFTLGGSGGGIAYNREEMTEILSRGLDLSPVHECLIEESVLGWKEYELEVVRDLNDNVIIICSIENFDPMGVHTGDSITVAPAQTLTDREYQVMRNAAINVIREIGVETGGSNVQFAVNPITGRMTVIEMNPRVSRSSALASKATGFPIAKIAARLAVGYTLDEIQNDITKATPACFEPTIDYVVVKIPKWQFEKFPGADETLGPQMKSVGEVMAIGRTFKEAMMKAVRSLETGKKATADEIEPRRLTQRLVTPHPERLAYIRYAFERGMTVREVARITTMDPWFLHQIKQITDEIKAIGGTGVDTVTSEQLRTAKRMGISDERLAAVWGLTGAQGTAKVRALRKKLGVMPVFKLVDTCAAEFESLTPYLYSCYDEEDEATPTDRKKIIILGSGPNRIGQGIEFDYCCCHAAFALREDGYETIMINCNPETVSTDYDTSDRLYFEPLTLEDVLAVYEHEASSGAEIGMIVQFGGQTPLNLSLPLKNAGVPVIGTSPESIDLAEDRKRFGKLIEDLKIPQPQGAMATSVEEAVAGANRVGYPVLVRPSYVLGGRAMVIAYDDAEVLNYMTTAIEYSQERPVLIDHFLEDATEVDVDALCDGDDVVIAGIMQHIEEAGIHSGDSSCVLPAVDLSADVLDTIRDYTRKLATALSVRGLVNIQFAIQRGKVYVIEVNPRASRTVPYVSKATGIPLAKIASRIMVGQKLKTLLPAQVASGKDLGTGSHFFVKSPVFPWGKFQGVDPVLGPEMRSTGEVMGVADNFGEAFAKAQIAAGQTLPTKGNVFLSVNDHDKAGVPALARQFVEMGFHLVATHGTAAVLEEAGLQPERVYKVKEGRPNVVDLIKGGRIQLIVNTPRGQDTFFDEKAIRRAAVQGRIPTITTLAAARAAAEGISALQRGTLNVIALQELHASRGEVLV from the coding sequence ATGCCACGCAGAAATGACATCGCGAAGATACTTGTGATCGGCTCGGGCCCGATCGTGATTGGCCAGTCGGCGGAGTTCGACTACTCAGGCACGCAGGCGTGCAAGGCGCTCAAGGCGGAGGGCTACGAGGTTGTTCTTATCAACTCGAACCCGGCCTCCATCATGACCGATCCCGAGGTTGCCGACCGCACCTACATTGAGCCGTTGAGCGTTGCTTACCTTGAAGAGGTCATTCGCGTCGAAGCGGAAATGATGGCTCCTGGCAGCGGCATCTTCGCTGTGCTGCCTACGGTTGGCGGGCAGACCGCGCTCAATCTCGCCGTCGATCTCGCCGACTCCGGCTTTCTCGAAAAGCATCGTGTCGAGCTGATCGGCGCGAAGCTTGAGGCCATCAAGAAGGCGGAGGACCGCCTGCTTTTCAAGGATGCGATGAACAAGATCGGCCTCGATATGCCGAAGTCGCAGCTCTGCACCACGGTGAGCGCGGGCCTCGAGTTCGCCGCAAAGATCGGCTTCCCGGCCGTCATCCGTCCCAGCTTTACGCTCGGCGGCTCCGGCGGCGGCATCGCTTACAACCGCGAAGAGATGACAGAGATTCTCTCGCGCGGCCTCGATCTCAGCCCAGTGCACGAGTGCCTGATCGAAGAGAGCGTGCTCGGTTGGAAGGAGTATGAACTCGAAGTCGTCCGCGACCTGAACGACAACGTCATCATCATCTGCTCGATCGAGAACTTCGACCCGATGGGCGTTCATACCGGCGATTCCATCACGGTCGCTCCCGCGCAGACGCTCACCGACCGTGAGTACCAGGTGATGCGTAACGCCGCGATCAACGTCATTCGCGAGATCGGCGTCGAGACGGGCGGAAGCAACGTACAGTTCGCCGTCAACCCGATCACAGGACGCATGACCGTGATCGAGATGAACCCGCGCGTCTCGCGCTCGTCCGCTCTGGCATCGAAGGCGACGGGCTTCCCGATCGCGAAGATCGCGGCGCGCCTCGCCGTGGGCTACACGCTCGACGAGATCCAGAACGACATCACCAAGGCCACTCCTGCCTGCTTCGAGCCGACGATCGATTACGTCGTCGTCAAGATCCCGAAGTGGCAGTTCGAGAAGTTCCCAGGCGCCGACGAGACGCTGGGCCCGCAGATGAAGTCGGTCGGCGAGGTGATGGCCATCGGCCGCACCTTCAAGGAAGCCATGATGAAGGCCGTGCGATCGCTCGAGACCGGCAAGAAGGCCACCGCGGACGAGATCGAGCCGCGCCGCCTGACACAGCGCCTGGTCACTCCGCACCCCGAACGTCTCGCCTACATCCGCTATGCTTTCGAGCGCGGCATGACAGTGCGCGAGGTTGCGCGCATCACCACGATGGACCCCTGGTTCCTGCACCAGATTAAGCAGATCACGGACGAGATCAAGGCCATCGGCGGCACGGGCGTTGACACAGTGACATCTGAACAGTTGCGCACAGCCAAACGCATGGGCATCTCCGATGAGCGGCTTGCCGCTGTCTGGGGTTTGACTGGCGCCCAGGGCACGGCGAAGGTGCGCGCGTTGCGTAAGAAGCTCGGGGTGATGCCGGTCTTCAAGCTGGTCGACACCTGCGCGGCGGAGTTCGAGAGCCTGACGCCCTACCTCTATAGCTGCTACGACGAAGAGGACGAGGCGACTCCGACGGATCGCAAGAAGATCATCATCCTCGGCAGCGGGCCGAACCGCATCGGGCAGGGAATCGAGTTCGACTACTGCTGCTGCCATGCGGCATTTGCGCTGCGCGAAGACGGTTACGAGACGATCATGATCAACTGCAACCCGGAGACGGTCTCTACCGACTATGACACCTCCGACCGCCTCTACTTCGAGCCGCTTACGCTCGAGGACGTGCTCGCCGTCTACGAGCACGAGGCCTCGTCTGGCGCGGAGATCGGCATGATCGTGCAATTCGGTGGACAGACGCCGCTCAATCTCTCTCTGCCTCTGAAGAATGCAGGCGTCCCGGTCATCGGCACCTCACCCGAGTCGATCGACCTCGCCGAGGACCGCAAGCGCTTCGGCAAGCTGATCGAAGACCTCAAGATTCCGCAGCCGCAGGGTGCAATGGCGACCAGTGTCGAAGAAGCTGTAGCCGGTGCGAACCGCGTTGGCTACCCCGTGCTGGTGCGGCCCTCCTACGTGCTCGGCGGGCGCGCCATGGTCATCGCCTATGACGACGCCGAAGTCCTCAACTACATGACTACGGCGATCGAGTACTCGCAGGAGCGTCCTGTCCTGATCGACCACTTCCTCGAAGACGCGACCGAGGTCGATGTCGACGCGCTCTGCGATGGCGACGATGTGGTGATCGCGGGTATCATGCAGCACATCGAAGAGGCCGGTATCCACTCCGGCGACTCCTCCTGCGTGCTTCCCGCAGTCGATCTCAGCGCCGATGTGCTCGACACCATCCGCGACTACACGCGCAAGCTGGCTACAGCGCTCAGCGTGCGCGGACTCGTCAATATCCAGTTCGCCATTCAGCGCGGCAAAGTCTACGTCATTGAGGTCAACCCACGCGCCTCGCGCACGGTACCCTACGTCTCGAAGGCCACGGGGATTCCGCTGGCCAAGATCGCGTCGCGCATCATGGTGGGCCAGAAGCTCAAGACCCTCCTTCCTGCGCAGGTTGCATCCGGTAAGGACCTCGGCACCGGCTCGCACTTCTTCGTCAAATCGCCAGTCTTCCCCTGGGGCAAGTTTCAGGGCGTCGATCCGGTGCTCGGGCCGGAGATGCGTTCCACAGGCGAGGTCATGGGCGTCGCCGACAACTTCGGCGAGGCCTTCGCCAAAGCGCAGATCGCAGCAGGACAGACGCTGCCCACCAAGGGCAACGTCTTCCTCAGCGTCAACGACCATGACAAGGCAGGCGTCCCCGCGCTGGCGCGCCAGTTTGTCGAGATGGGCTTCCATCTCGTCGCCACGCACGGAACCGCAGCGGTGCTTGAAGAAGCAGGTCTGCAACCGGAGCGTGTCTACAAGGTGAAGGAAGGACGCCCCAACGTCGTCGACCTGATCAAGGGCGGACGCATTCAGTTGATCGTCAACACACCGCGAGGGCAGGACACGTTCTTCGACGAGAAGGCGATTCGCCGCGCGGCGGTGCAGGGAAGAATTCCGACGATCACTACACTCGCCGCTGCTCGCGCGGCCGCTGAGGGTATCTCAGCCTTACAGCGTGGAACATTGAATGTGATTGCCCTGCAGGAGCTTCACGCCAGCCGTGGCGAAGTTCTGGTCTAG
- a CDS encoding dihydrodipicolinate synthase family protein — protein sequence MLLEGLHLPLVTPFYPDGRLNLRKIEHNVDRYSRTPASGIVVLSGAGEPEMLSDQETREALSAAISLAADSKVMIAGISRASVLGTLDLADYASTGGYDCVLVQRPANLSGKLQETRTFLQSVADRSPLPVVLYSTRSAELSVEDVAELVFHPQIIGLIDEDATMGRIGQLRAATSAVSREVTVTTVFSPVTGRMLAVKESAGAATFVSAETLGGGAAVATAPPKPAIKTRSKQVGFQIVAASSAAMLEGLRAGAAGAMPSFAACAPQASYEVYAAWKDGDQRLADEKQARITPAIEVVVEELGIPGIRYASDLTGYFGGRPRLPLLPLSGEQRERIERVMQGIRN from the coding sequence ATGCTTCTTGAAGGTTTGCATCTGCCCCTTGTCACGCCGTTTTATCCCGATGGCCGCCTGAACCTGCGCAAGATCGAGCACAACGTGGACCGTTACTCGCGGACCCCGGCGTCGGGAATCGTTGTGCTGAGCGGCGCAGGCGAGCCGGAGATGCTCTCCGACCAGGAGACGCGCGAGGCCCTCAGCGCGGCCATCTCTCTCGCAGCCGACAGCAAGGTGATGATTGCAGGTATCTCTCGCGCGAGCGTTCTGGGCACGCTCGACCTCGCGGACTACGCCTCCACTGGCGGTTACGATTGCGTTCTCGTACAGCGCCCCGCCAACCTCTCCGGCAAGCTACAGGAGACGCGCACCTTCCTCCAGTCCGTCGCCGACCGGTCGCCGCTTCCGGTGGTTCTTTACTCCACTCGCTCCGCAGAGCTCTCCGTCGAAGACGTCGCGGAGTTGGTCTTCCACCCGCAGATCATCGGCTTAATCGACGAAGACGCGACCATGGGCCGGATCGGCCAGCTTCGAGCGGCGACGTCTGCCGTGAGCCGCGAGGTGACCGTGACCACGGTCTTCAGCCCCGTCACGGGAAGGATGCTTGCGGTGAAGGAGTCTGCGGGCGCGGCAACCTTCGTCTCGGCTGAGACGCTGGGCGGAGGCGCAGCCGTGGCCACGGCACCGCCGAAACCTGCGATCAAGACCCGCAGCAAGCAGGTAGGCTTTCAGATCGTTGCAGCGTCTTCTGCCGCGATGCTCGAAGGCCTTCGCGCTGGAGCGGCTGGCGCGATGCCGTCGTTCGCCGCGTGTGCTCCCCAGGCAAGCTACGAGGTCTACGCCGCCTGGAAGGACGGCGATCAGCGCCTTGCGGACGAGAAACAGGCCCGCATCACTCCAGCTATCGAAGTCGTCGTGGAGGAACTCGGCATCCCGGGTATCCGCTACGCCTCCGATTTGACGGGATACTTCGGAGGCCGCCCGCGGCTGCCTCTGCTACCTCTCAGCGGAGAACAGCGGGAGCGTATTGAACGAGTGATGCAGGGCATCAGAAACTAG
- a CDS encoding S9 family peptidase, with translation MTESNILPPVARREPTPTTLHGQTLEDDYRWMRDKGSPEVTAYLEAENAYTAAVMKPTEEFQTKLYAEMLSHIKETDESVPFRYGDWFYYTRTVEGSQYPIHCRRRSVNGAYDAGQPEQVILDVNKLAEGQAFMAVGGMTVSPDADKLAYSTDNTGFRQYTLHVRDLSTGADLPDSAERVGSFAWAADSHTLFYTTEDEVTKRQDKLFRHRLGDAVTDDALIYEEKDERFNLGVGKTRDGKYLLMEAGSHTTNECSYLPSETPGGVFLVIAPRLDEQEYYVDHRDGLFYIRVNDTGKNFRVVTVPVDGGGREDWKEFVAEDKEVPLEDFDLFANFCVLSKRELGLTALAVASFNADGSLGEAKKISFPEPTYTAASNINREFETTKFRYSYQSLVAPASIYDYDVAAETSALLKQQEVPGGFDSSRYASERLWVTASDGVRVPISIVYRRDSFKHDASNPMYVYGYGSYGYPLPVGFSASRLSLLDRGVVLAYAHIRGGGDLGDTWHDAGKMMVKRNTFTDFIAVVEHLTANGYGAKNRVAIEGGSAGGLLMGAVVNERPDLFHVVLSHVPFVDVMNTMLDATLPLTVAEYEEWGNPNEPEAFAYMRSYSPYDNLKPGDYPAMLVKTSLNDSQVMYWEPAKYVAKLRAIKKNDTPLLLHVNMDAGHGGASGRYDYLKEIAFDYAFLLRELGVKD, from the coding sequence ATGACCGAAAGTAACATCCTGCCTCCGGTTGCACGCCGGGAACCCACGCCGACAACCCTGCACGGGCAGACACTGGAAGACGATTACCGCTGGATGCGCGACAAAGGATCGCCTGAAGTAACCGCATATCTTGAGGCCGAAAACGCCTACACAGCGGCCGTGATGAAGCCAACAGAGGAGTTCCAGACAAAGCTCTACGCCGAGATGCTGTCGCACATCAAGGAGACCGACGAGTCGGTCCCCTTCCGCTACGGGGACTGGTTCTACTACACCCGCACGGTCGAGGGCAGCCAGTACCCCATCCACTGCCGTCGTAGATCCGTCAACGGCGCCTACGATGCCGGGCAGCCAGAGCAGGTGATCCTGGACGTCAACAAGCTGGCCGAAGGACAGGCCTTCATGGCCGTAGGCGGCATGACCGTCAGCCCGGACGCAGACAAGCTTGCCTATTCGACCGACAACACCGGGTTTCGCCAGTACACGCTGCACGTCCGCGACCTGAGCACAGGCGCTGATCTGCCTGACTCCGCCGAACGCGTCGGATCGTTTGCCTGGGCGGCCGACTCGCACACGTTGTTCTACACCACCGAGGACGAGGTCACCAAGCGGCAGGACAAGCTCTTTCGCCACCGCCTGGGCGATGCGGTCACGGACGACGCCCTGATCTACGAAGAGAAGGATGAGCGCTTCAACCTGGGCGTAGGCAAGACCCGCGATGGCAAGTACCTGCTGATGGAGGCCGGCAGTCACACGACCAACGAGTGCAGCTATCTGCCGTCTGAGACGCCAGGAGGCGTGTTTCTCGTCATCGCGCCCCGTCTGGACGAGCAGGAGTACTACGTCGATCACCGCGACGGCCTCTTCTACATTCGCGTAAACGACACGGGCAAAAACTTCCGCGTCGTCACGGTTCCCGTCGACGGCGGCGGCCGCGAAGATTGGAAGGAGTTCGTCGCCGAGGATAAGGAAGTCCCGCTGGAGGACTTCGACCTCTTCGCGAACTTCTGCGTCCTGTCCAAACGCGAGCTCGGACTGACCGCGCTTGCCGTCGCATCATTCAACGCCGACGGCAGCCTGGGCGAGGCGAAGAAGATCAGCTTCCCGGAGCCGACCTATACCGCCGCCTCAAATATCAATCGCGAGTTCGAGACAACGAAGTTCCGCTACAGCTACCAGTCGCTGGTTGCGCCTGCATCGATCTACGACTACGACGTGGCGGCAGAAACCTCGGCGCTGCTGAAACAGCAGGAGGTCCCCGGCGGGTTCGACTCGTCCCGCTATGCCTCGGAGCGTCTCTGGGTCACGGCCTCTGACGGAGTGAGGGTACCGATCTCGATTGTTTACCGCCGCGATTCCTTCAAGCATGACGCGAGCAACCCCATGTATGTCTATGGATATGGGTCATATGGCTATCCGTTGCCTGTCGGTTTCAGCGCATCCAGATTGTCGCTTCTGGATCGAGGCGTCGTGCTCGCCTACGCGCACATTCGCGGCGGCGGCGACCTCGGCGATACGTGGCACGACGCCGGAAAGATGATGGTGAAACGGAATACCTTCACCGACTTCATCGCCGTGGTGGAGCACCTTACCGCCAATGGCTATGGAGCGAAGAACCGCGTCGCTATCGAGGGCGGAAGCGCGGGCGGGCTGCTGATGGGCGCTGTCGTGAATGAGCGCCCGGATCTCTTCCACGTGGTGCTCTCGCATGTGCCGTTCGTCGACGTGATGAACACGATGCTCGACGCCACGCTACCGCTGACGGTGGCCGAGTACGAAGAGTGGGGCAACCCGAACGAGCCTGAGGCGTTCGCGTACATGCGCTCGTACTCGCCATACGACAACCTGAAGCCGGGCGACTACCCGGCGATGCTCGTGAAGACCAGCCTGAACGACTCGCAGGTGATGTACTGGGAGCCCGCGAAGTACGTTGCCAAACTGCGGGCCATCAAGAAGAACGACACCCCTTTGCTGCTGCACGTCAACATGGACGCCGGACACGGCGGAGCCTCAGGCCGGTACGATTACCTGAAGGAGATCGCCTTCGACTATGCGTTTCTGCTGCGTGAGCTTGGGGTGAAAGACTAG
- a CDS encoding DUF4142 domain-containing protein: protein MRVSTNHLLVIAVGVLLVPQQPLFAQDPMGTPASQTQANQPGRVPSSTTSMQDSSGAPGDTAQEMKDKIFLRKVTENGLAQVQLGKLASEKASSQDVKDYGQKMADDHAKLNTSMATIADSIGMRLPKSLNKADQAQYAKLSALSGEAFDKEYLTCMIRGHHEDMREFRIESQTTTDPDLKAEVDKAQKVIHEHLALARKLAADNGVQLPVSKSSATKSN, encoded by the coding sequence ATGAGAGTCAGCACAAATCACTTGCTCGTCATTGCAGTGGGGGTTCTACTCGTTCCACAGCAGCCGCTGTTTGCGCAGGATCCCATGGGGACTCCGGCATCGCAGACGCAGGCCAATCAGCCTGGTCGCGTACCGTCCTCTACGACATCTATGCAGGACTCCTCAGGCGCTCCCGGCGACACTGCCCAGGAGATGAAGGATAAGATATTCCTTCGCAAAGTCACGGAAAATGGCCTGGCGCAGGTCCAGTTGGGCAAGCTGGCATCCGAGAAGGCATCCTCACAGGATGTGAAGGACTATGGCCAGAAGATGGCTGACGACCACGCGAAGCTGAATACCTCCATGGCCACAATTGCCGATTCCATCGGAATGCGACTACCTAAGAGTCTCAACAAGGCTGACCAGGCGCAGTACGCGAAGCTGAGCGCACTCTCGGGCGAGGCCTTCGACAAGGAATACCTGACCTGCATGATCCGGGGCCACCATGAGGACATGCGCGAGTTTCGCATCGAATCCCAGACCACAACCGACCCGGATCTGAAGGCCGAGGTTGATAAGGCGCAGAAGGTAATCCATGAACACCTGGCGCTTGCCAGGAAACTGGCAGCCGATAACGGTGTGCAGCTGCCGGTGAGCAAATCGTCGGCAACAAAGTCGAACTAA
- a CDS encoding TPM domain-containing protein, translating into MNRIARWLGIVLLLLVPVAPLVGESVKSLPAPTGYVSDFAGVLSATTRQNLESLCTQVDRQAHAQIAVVTINSLDNDQTIEEFATELEDKWGVGNKDDRGVLMVLVMKPRKGRIEVGYGLEGILNDARVGDIGRSMVPAINQGDYDTAVPQGVRQIAGIIAQDAGVTLSAAGHTYRRQRVSDEQPIHLSFTQLLIGGGAILLLLFFLAKTGNMGLIFFLLGNLMGGGYRGGRDRDDGWGGGGGGDGGFGGFGGGRSGGGGANF; encoded by the coding sequence ATGAACCGTATTGCCCGATGGCTGGGGATTGTCCTTCTGCTGCTTGTGCCGGTGGCGCCGCTCGTGGGCGAATCGGTCAAGTCTCTTCCCGCGCCTACCGGATACGTGAGCGACTTTGCCGGAGTGTTGTCGGCCACGACAAGGCAGAATCTTGAATCGCTCTGCACCCAGGTGGATCGGCAGGCGCATGCGCAGATTGCGGTCGTCACCATCAACTCACTTGATAATGACCAGACCATTGAAGAGTTTGCCACCGAGCTTGAAGACAAGTGGGGAGTGGGGAACAAGGACGACCGTGGCGTCCTGATGGTCCTGGTAATGAAGCCCCGCAAGGGGCGCATCGAGGTTGGCTACGGGCTTGAAGGCATTCTGAACGACGCCAGGGTCGGCGACATAGGCCGCTCCATGGTTCCCGCCATCAACCAGGGAGACTACGATACGGCGGTTCCCCAGGGTGTGCGGCAGATCGCCGGCATTATTGCGCAGGACGCCGGGGTGACGCTCTCTGCCGCGGGCCACACCTACCGCCGCCAGCGCGTCTCCGATGAACAGCCCATTCATCTTTCCTTTACGCAACTGCTGATTGGCGGCGGCGCAATTCTGCTGCTCCTGTTCTTCCTCGCCAAGACCGGCAATATGGGCCTGATCTTCTTCCTGCTCGGCAACCTGATGGGCGGCGGCTACCGTGGCGGCCGCGACCGCGACGACGGCTGGGGTGGAGGCGGCGGGGGAGATGGCGGCTTCGGAGGTTTTGGCGGCGGCCGTTCAGGCGGCGGCGGGGCGAACTTCTAG